GCTTGCAGAACGGACTCATTTTGGTTACAGAATTGCCCTCGTCGGGGCGGGTCTTGATTTGCACGCAGGTCAATTTGTGGATCGCATTGGCGTTCGCCTAGGTCTTCCATTTCCAGCAGGGCCGCATCTGGAGAAACTTGCCGATCAGTTTGACGGACCCGAGGACTTTACCATTCCGTCCGCGGTACACGGGGCTGCGATAAGTTTTTCCGGCCCGCTCAGTGCAGCTCTTCGAGCCATTGATTCACATGTTGCTCCTGGTGAAGTCGCAAGCGCCGTGCAACGTTGTATCGCGGTCAGTGTGGCGAAAGCCGTTGAACATGTCGTGAAAAGTGAAGCGCACACAGTCAAAGACGTCTTGGTGGCGGGCGGTGTGGCGTCCAATGCGTTCATTCGCCGGCACGTAACGGAGCGGTTAGAGCGCCGAATTCGCGGAGCAGTTGTCCAGTTCGCACCGGCTGACTTTGCACGAGACAACGCCCTTGGGGTGGCTCGCATTGCTTTTTTACGCAGGTGACTGGCGTCACTGAATATCTTTTATAATATTCAAGAAAATACATCGGAATTGATAGTTTTTTTATTCGGACTCCTGTATAATGAGGCAAAACTTATACCCTTTTTGGGAACTGCATGTGGAGGAGGCGGCACCCCGATGACGGAAGAGCAGGCTGCTGTAGTGGAACAAGTAACGGACATGCTTATTATAGGCGGAGGCCCAACGGGGCTTTTTGCGGCATTTTATTGTGGAATGCGAAATGCATCTTGCAAAATAATCGATAGTTTGCCGGAACTTGGCGGACAATTAGCCACACTCTACCCTGAGAAGTTTATTTTTGATGTGGCGGGATTCCCGAAGATTCAAGCTCGTGAATTGGTCAACCAACTGATCGATCAAGCGATGCAAAATCAACCTGGCATTCATTTAAATGAAGCCGTACAATCTCTTGTACGTCGGGAAGATGGACTGTTCGAATTACACACAGATAAGTCCGTTCACGTCGGACGTGCTATTATTATCTGTGCCGGCATCGGTGCGTTTACGCCGAGGCCCTTGCCAGCGCCAACGGCTGCAAAATATGAGGGGCGCGGTCTTGACTATTATATTGATCGAATTGACAAGTATCGGGGCAAACGTGTTCTGGTCATCGGTGGTGGCGATTCCGCTGTCGATTATTCGCTCATGCTGGACGAAGTGGCGGCCTCGGTTACGTTGATTCATCGACGTGACCAATTCCGCGCACACGAAGAGAGTGTTCGGCAGTTGCACGAATCTCGCGTTCAGATAAAGACATTTTACGAGTTGGCGGAGGTCCGCGGGGATAACTGGATCGAATCGGCCGTCATCGTTAATAATCAGACGAAAGAGACACAAGAACTCGAAGTGGATTCTATCGTCAGTGGTCTCGGATTCACTGCATCTCTCGGTCCAATCAAAGAATGGGGATTGGAAATCGAAAAGAACGATATTGTTGTGAACAGTCGGATGGAGACAAACATCCCTGGCGTCTATGCCGCGGGTGATGTCGTAACCTACCCAGGAAAAGTAAAGCTCATTGCAACGGGGTTTGGGGAAGCGCCAACTGCAGTAAACAATGCGAAAACGTATATTGATCCGAAGGCGCGCCTCTTCCCTGGGCACAGTACGAGCATGAAGCAGTAACTTTTTTCTGTTATTTGTGTAGGTCTAGTCCGGAGTTCACACTACAAGGTAGTGTGAACTCTTTTTTATGGAGGAGATACAATGCCGCGGGTTCTTGATGGGAAAGTCATTGCCGAACAGGTCAGAGAGAATTTAAAAGACCGCATAGAAAACCTTCGATCTATCGGCATTCAACCAAAGTTGGTCGTTGTGTTGGTGGGAGATGACGCGGCTTCGGCAAGCTATGTTCGGAGTAAGCAACGTATGGCTGATAAACTCGGCATGGCCGGTGACGTACGATTTCTACCGGTGACCGTAACACAAGGAGAGCTAATTAGAGAGGTCGAACAACTCAATGCGGACCCTACGGTCGACGGGATATTGGTGCAGTTCCCACTTCCCTCGCATATTGATACGGAAGCTGTTCTAGCTGCTGTTGATCCGGACAAAGATGTGGATGGGTTTCATCCGTACAACGTCGGACGGTACGCGACCGGATCGCCTGTCATATGGCCCTGCACGACGGCGGGTATTTATGAAATCCTCAAACGAAGTGACATCTCGATTGCTGGCAAGACGGCTGTCATCGTGGGCCGCAGTCAAATTGTCGGATGGCCCACTGGGCAACTGTTGTTGACCCATAATGCGACGGTTATTCAATGTCATAGCAAAACGGAGGACCTCCGGAAATTCACTCTGCAGGCCGATATTTTAGTCGTCGCGGTCGGACAGGCTGGCTTAATTGGCGCAGACGATGTGAGGAGCGGAGCAACCGTCATTGACGTGGGAATCAATCGTGTCGATGGGCGTTTGGTTGGAGATGTCGATTTCGAATCGGTTCAGGAGAAAGCAGGCGCTATCACACCTGTGCCGGGCGGCGTGGGTCCTCTCACGGTGACCATGTTAATGCATAATACTATCGAACTTGCGACGCGGCGCCGAGGTTTGGAGAAATGGGGGAGATGAGAAAGTGAGTACACCTATGCCAAACGGAGTCGAGGCGCAGGTTTTCACCGTCACCCAGTTAAATCGAGTCATCAAGGAACGTCTCGAATCGGATCCTCGACTCGTTCAATGTCATGTCTCTGGTGAAATCTCGAACTTTAAGCATCATTCAAGTGGCCACATGTACTTCACGCTCAAAGACGAACAGAGCCGCATTCGTGCAGTGATGTTTGCAGGTCGCAACCGACGGCTCCGGTTTCGACCCGAGGACGGCATGCGTGTCGTGTGTATTGGTGCCATTGGTGTGTTCGATCGCGATGGGCAATACCAGCTGTACATCGATGACATGCAACCTGACGGTGTTGGCGCCCTGTACATTCGATTCGAGCAGCTGCGAAATCAATTGCAGGCGGAGGGACTTTTTTCGCCGGATCGGAAGCGGCCTTTGCCACCCTACCCGACGCGCATTGGTGTGGTGACATCGGCAACGGGGGCGGTCATACGAGATATCTACACGACCATCGAGCGGAGGTACCCGTTGTCAAAAATTATTCTGGCGCCCGCTGCAGTCCAAGGGACGGAAGCAGCGAAGACCCTGGTACGAGGTTTGCGCCGTTTATGGTCACTGCAAGAAAGCGTTGATGTGATCATTATCGGACGCGGTGGCGGATCGCTGGAGGAGTTGTGGCCGTTTAACGAAGAAATGGTTGCGCGGGCTGTCGCTGCTTCCCCGGTGCCGGTTGTGTCTGCCGTTGGTCACGAGACGGATGTGACCATCTGTGATTTTGTCGCCGATGTTCGCGCAGCGACACCGACCGCAGCGGCCGAACTTGTTGCGCCACATCGCCAGGATATTCACTATCAGCTGGCGCAGGCGGTATCGAGATCGTATGGGGCGGTGACAGGGAAGCTGAAGGGGCATCGACAAAGATTGTCCGACCTTCGCGAACGGCCCGTTCTTCGACAGCCCGCACGGATTATTCAAGTTCATCGACAGTCGGTGGACTACATGGAAAGCCGCGTTCGTGATGGTCTCGTTCGTCCCATGCGACAGGCGACAAAACAATTGGCGGATAGCGAGCGGAGACTGGCGCGGGTGGACTTACACCGCCGACTGGTTACGTTGCGTTACCGCACGCAAACTTTGGCTCAGCAAAGTGCGCAGTTGACGAAGCGACAGATTGAGCAAGGCGGGGCAAAACTGGATCGGCAGATTGCTATGCTCGAAGCCATGAATCCGCTTCGTGTTTTGCGACGGGGATATAGTGTTGTTTATGATGAGGGACAGAACCGCATTATTTCGAGCATCAAAGACTTGCCGCCTGGCAAGCGGATCGACGTGCGCGTTGCCGACGGAACGGTCACGGCACAAGTAACAACCGAAAAGGGGGTATATTCCGGTGGAGAACAAACCAAACTTGACATTTGAGGACGCGATGAAGCGATTGGAGGAAATTGTCCGTCAGTTGGAGGCAGGTGAACTGCCACTTTCTGAGTCGCTGGAAAAGTATCAGGAGTCCATGCAGTTAGTCAAATTTTGTCGTGAGCAATTAGACAAAGCCGAGTTACAGTTGGAACAGCTTTCCTTTGATGACGGCGATGAGATAGCGGAGAAGTCAGTTGTCGGTGAAGTCAGTGACGCAGAGTGAGGCCTTTGAATGACGTCGTATTTAGAGATTTGTAAAACTGAAGTAAATGCATACCTGTCGTCCATGTTTTGGGGAGGGGAACGTGCAGCCCGCCTCTTTGAGGCCATGAACTATAGCCTCCTAACGGACGGAAAACGGTTGCGTCCCGCATTGTGCATGGCGACGGCGGAAAGCTTTGGTGTCTCACGGCAGGAGACGCTGCCGGCAGCAGCAGCCATCGAAATGATTCATTGTTATTCGCTCATTCATGATGATTTGCCGTGTATGGACGACGACGACTTGCGTCGGGGGAAACCGACGAACCACAAGGTTTACGGCGAAGCCATGGCGCTGTTGGCCGGCGATGGGCTTTTAACTGAGGCGTTTGCTCGAATCTCTCGGAGAATGCCAAGCGTGACTGCTGAACGGCAGCTGAGGATGGTTCAACTTCTTGCACTGCGAAGTGGCGCAAACGGCATGGTCGGTGGACAAGCTGTGGACATTGAAATGACCGGTCGCAGTGGGTCGTTGGATGACGTTCACTTCATTCACCTGAACAAGACGGCTCGGTTGATTCAGGCGTCAATTGAAATCGGTGCTTTGTTTCCAGAGTTGACTGAGATACAATTTCGTGCTTTATCCATTTATGGTGAGGCGCTTGGCTTGGCGTTTCAAATGATCGATGATGTCCTTGACGTTGTCGGATCGCGGGAACAATTAGGAAAAACGCCCGGAAAGGACGAACAGGAGAACAAATTAACGTTCCCACGGTTTATCGGAGTTGACGCGACTCGAGAGCGTGCGCGTGCAACGATAGAACGTGGGGAAACGGCACTGAGGGAAGCTGGTATTGCTAGGAGTCCGCTCTTTGAGTTACAGGAACAAATTCTGGAACGGAGTCACTAATCTAACGTACTGTAGCAAGTTATGCAACGCCTGTATGCACTGGAAATAAGGAATTCAGCACGATAACCGAACATATGTTATACTACTTATAGTTTCTTTGTTAACATGATTGGGTGGCGCAGTATTCTAGTCAGCCGTCCGTGCCTCAAGGCGGGGCTAAAAATCCGTCAAAGGGCACATCGATGAAGTTCCTGGTGTTGGCTTGGGGCGCCCAGCCCTGGGCTTATGCTGGGAGTTAAGAAAGTTGGGTAGTCTGCAATGGCATGCGGAACCTAGCCCAGCTTTCGCGGAGGCCCAAGTGCGTGGCTCGCAGTCCACTAGTGGAAGGGTTACGGCTTGGGGTATGAACCTGCATGCGGAGGCAATCTGTGTGCAGCGTAGCCTGCCTTGAGTGGTGCTGAAGGATCCCAGGTATTCAGGCGATATGGCCGTGGCCGCGGTAATATCGTTGGTGCTGGGTGAAAT
This is a stretch of genomic DNA from Alicyclobacillus dauci. It encodes these proteins:
- a CDS encoding Kae1-like domain-containing protein; amino-acid sequence: MNTVLGVDTSNYTTSLCAVSADDGRLLASARMILPVTKGQRGLRQSDALFFHVQQLPTVMADLMKQLHAETIQPRWTSVGVSVRPRPYAQSYMPVFQAGASFAMNFGQALGIPVVRTSHQEGHLAAAEYFTPMSRGPFVGVHISGGTSDVMLAERTHFGYRIALVGAGLDLHAGQFVDRIGVRLGLPFPAGPHLEKLADQFDGPEDFTIPSAVHGAAISFSGPLSAALRAIDSHVAPGEVASAVQRCIAVSVAKAVEHVVKSEAHTVKDVLVAGGVASNAFIRRHVTERLERRIRGAVVQFAPADFARDNALGVARIAFLRR
- a CDS encoding NAD(P)/FAD-dependent oxidoreductase, with amino-acid sequence MTEEQAAVVEQVTDMLIIGGGPTGLFAAFYCGMRNASCKIIDSLPELGGQLATLYPEKFIFDVAGFPKIQARELVNQLIDQAMQNQPGIHLNEAVQSLVRREDGLFELHTDKSVHVGRAIIICAGIGAFTPRPLPAPTAAKYEGRGLDYYIDRIDKYRGKRVLVIGGGDSAVDYSLMLDEVAASVTLIHRRDQFRAHEESVRQLHESRVQIKTFYELAEVRGDNWIESAVIVNNQTKETQELEVDSIVSGLGFTASLGPIKEWGLEIEKNDIVVNSRMETNIPGVYAAGDVVTYPGKVKLIATGFGEAPTAVNNAKTYIDPKARLFPGHSTSMKQ
- a CDS encoding bifunctional 5,10-methylenetetrahydrofolate dehydrogenase/5,10-methenyltetrahydrofolate cyclohydrolase, with product MPRVLDGKVIAEQVRENLKDRIENLRSIGIQPKLVVVLVGDDAASASYVRSKQRMADKLGMAGDVRFLPVTVTQGELIREVEQLNADPTVDGILVQFPLPSHIDTEAVLAAVDPDKDVDGFHPYNVGRYATGSPVIWPCTTAGIYEILKRSDISIAGKTAVIVGRSQIVGWPTGQLLLTHNATVIQCHSKTEDLRKFTLQADILVVAVGQAGLIGADDVRSGATVIDVGINRVDGRLVGDVDFESVQEKAGAITPVPGGVGPLTVTMLMHNTIELATRRRGLEKWGR
- the xseA gene encoding exodeoxyribonuclease VII large subunit — encoded protein: MSTPMPNGVEAQVFTVTQLNRVIKERLESDPRLVQCHVSGEISNFKHHSSGHMYFTLKDEQSRIRAVMFAGRNRRLRFRPEDGMRVVCIGAIGVFDRDGQYQLYIDDMQPDGVGALYIRFEQLRNQLQAEGLFSPDRKRPLPPYPTRIGVVTSATGAVIRDIYTTIERRYPLSKIILAPAAVQGTEAAKTLVRGLRRLWSLQESVDVIIIGRGGGSLEELWPFNEEMVARAVAASPVPVVSAVGHETDVTICDFVADVRAATPTAAAELVAPHRQDIHYQLAQAVSRSYGAVTGKLKGHRQRLSDLRERPVLRQPARIIQVHRQSVDYMESRVRDGLVRPMRQATKQLADSERRLARVDLHRRLVTLRYRTQTLAQQSAQLTKRQIEQGGAKLDRQIAMLEAMNPLRVLRRGYSVVYDEGQNRIISSIKDLPPGKRIDVRVADGTVTAQVTTEKGVYSGGEQTKLDI
- the xseB gene encoding exodeoxyribonuclease VII small subunit; translation: MENKPNLTFEDAMKRLEEIVRQLEAGELPLSESLEKYQESMQLVKFCREQLDKAELQLEQLSFDDGDEIAEKSVVGEVSDAE
- a CDS encoding polyprenyl synthetase family protein — translated: MTSYLEICKTEVNAYLSSMFWGGERAARLFEAMNYSLLTDGKRLRPALCMATAESFGVSRQETLPAAAAIEMIHCYSLIHDDLPCMDDDDLRRGKPTNHKVYGEAMALLAGDGLLTEAFARISRRMPSVTAERQLRMVQLLALRSGANGMVGGQAVDIEMTGRSGSLDDVHFIHLNKTARLIQASIEIGALFPELTEIQFRALSIYGEALGLAFQMIDDVLDVVGSREQLGKTPGKDEQENKLTFPRFIGVDATRERARATIERGETALREAGIARSPLFELQEQILERSH